The proteins below come from a single Drosophila suzukii chromosome X, CBGP_Dsuzu_IsoJpt1.0, whole genome shotgun sequence genomic window:
- the LOC108015096 gene encoding uncharacterized protein isoform X1 yields MIRQLKMRSALQSQKIVRMMCYVDSHRLKEQFLVQNGESPSNPEDIDQDKEQQAPAVPRPRTPLHNPLSRRHTVNSSRLQYINDKYKELANEVELRKPKAKPFVTRHALHSGRSDK; encoded by the exons ATGATTAGGCAACTCAAGATGCGATCTGCTCTGCAGAGCCAAAAGATAGTGCGAATGATGTGCTATG TAGATTCCCATCGCCTTAAGGAGCAGTTCCTCGTCCAAAACGGGGAGTCCCCCTCGAATCCCGAGGATATTGACCAGGATAAGGAGCAGCAAGCTCCGGCGGTGCCACGCCCCCGCACGCCCCTGCACAATCCGTTAAGTCGACGCCACACTGTAAACAGCTCCCGACTGCAGTACATTAACGACAAGTACAAGGAACTGGCCAACGAGGTGGAGCTGCGCAAACCCAAGGCCAAGCCCTTCGTGACCCGCCACGCCCTCCATTCGGGGCGGTCCGACAAGTAG
- the LOC108015096 gene encoding uncharacterized protein isoform X2, protein MIRQLKMRSALQSQKIVRMMCYDSHRLKEQFLVQNGESPSNPEDIDQDKEQQAPAVPRPRTPLHNPLSRRHTVNSSRLQYINDKYKELANEVELRKPKAKPFVTRHALHSGRSDK, encoded by the exons ATGATTAGGCAACTCAAGATGCGATCTGCTCTGCAGAGCCAAAAGATAGTGCGAATGATGTGCTATG ATTCCCATCGCCTTAAGGAGCAGTTCCTCGTCCAAAACGGGGAGTCCCCCTCGAATCCCGAGGATATTGACCAGGATAAGGAGCAGCAAGCTCCGGCGGTGCCACGCCCCCGCACGCCCCTGCACAATCCGTTAAGTCGACGCCACACTGTAAACAGCTCCCGACTGCAGTACATTAACGACAAGTACAAGGAACTGGCCAACGAGGTGGAGCTGCGCAAACCCAAGGCCAAGCCCTTCGTGACCCGCCACGCCCTCCATTCGGGGCGGTCCGACAAGTAG
- the LOC108015064 gene encoding gelsolin-related protein of 125 kDa: MQRSLFKRGCSGALALSRPLKSCPRRSLHVEESLAASPVANSPCLDLLGRLLHGRLNLLGGRPVPPRFLPLLTGDRSLYFNADEDEEFRSRLAMQLKELREALQETQELRESQEEELQEELEEDQPYTMRSREISVEDLTDEELNEMREVRMSAGQDRDQDGGKSGGSEQPEASEKEAGEETAEAREPQDPQENFDVHEVREGDIEGVYWTGEGKRIVTQTPQRKTGHSGFIDGEGEEIPHEESSPGQAPPYHPAPPRAQATSKMLRKGGRKSRTSSSKPIPSDSDE; encoded by the coding sequence ATGCAACGGTCGCTGTTCAAGAGAGGCTGTTCCGGGGCCCTGGCCCTGTCCCGCCCCCTGAAGTCGTGCCCCCGGAGGAGCCTCCACGTAGAGGAGTCCCTGGCGGCGTCTCCTGTGGCCAACAGCCCTTGCCTGGACCTGCTGGGCCGGCTGCTCCACGGGCGATTGAACCTCCTTGGCGGTCGTCCTGTGCCGCCCAGGTTTCTGCCCCTGCTGACCGGGGATCGCAGCCTGTACTTCAATGCCGACGAGGACGAGGAGTTCCGAAGCCGACTGGCCATGCAGCTGAAGGAACTGCGCGAGGCCCTGCAGGAGACCCAGGAACTTCGGGAGTCCCAGGAGGAGGAGCTGCAGGAGGAGCTGGAGGAGGACCAACCCTATACGATGCGGTCTCGCGAGATATCCGTGGAGGATCTCACCGATGAGGAGCTGAACGAGATGCGCGAGGTGCGGATGAGTGCCGGCCAGGATCGGGATCAGGATGGTGGCAAGTCGGGTGGTTCCGAGCAGCCGGAGGCCAGTGAGAAGGAGGCCGGCGAGGAGACAGCCGAGGCCAGGGAGCCCCAGGATCCCCAGGAGAACTTCGACGTCCACGAGGTCCGCGAGGGCGACATCGAGGGCGTCTACTGGACCGGCGAGGGAAAGCGGATAGTCACCCAGACGCCCCAGCGGAAGACGGGTCACTCGGGCTTCATCGACGGCGAGGGCGAGGAGATTCCCCACGAAGAGTCCTCGCCAGGACAGGCGCCGCCCTACCATCCCGCTCCCCCGCGCGCCCAGGCCACCTCCAAAATGCTGCGCAAGGGCGGCCGCAAGTCCAGGACCTCGTCCTCAAAACCCATTCCCAGCGATTCCGATGAATAG